The DNA window TTTTACTCAGAATAAAAACAGAGGAAAGAAATCATAGATAAATATTAATTAGGTAATTACAGATAAACATGTCTCCAatttgttgctttttgttttttaggtATGTGTTTCAGTATTCGGACTTCTTGGGGGCATTCTCGCCAACCAGAATACATATAAGGAATGTCCATCCTTTGGGATGAACGAAATATAAGTATTCTCACAAGATAAATCGTGATGAATGCTCGAAGAGACTGTTTTCTAATTTTCAATCCTGTTCAGGATGCCCATTTTTCGCTGACAAACATtagtacagttgaacccctttataagagacactgatgtaagagacaaatgggtataagtgACATACCAGTGTGTCTACGATAAAACAGGTGTTTATAAGGAAATGAATACGCAGTAttctgcttataagagacacctcACATACATAAAAGACAAGAGTTGCTAGCCAGTGCATGTTTCTTATACGGGGGTTCAACCGTGTACCAAGACGCACCATTTCATGGTCTGCACTACGCTTACAAAATGAGACGGGCATAACGCAGGCCTCAGCCCACCTTGGAAGGCATGGTTGGAAGCGGTGTTGATGCCGGCACCCTCTTTCGGTACTGCGTGATGAAGTCATGTGCTCTCAGGTACGGTGGTGTCGCGCATTGCTCCAGCTTTTTCCGACGATTGATGGCCACTTGACTGTGTTTCTTTGccattctaggaaaaaaaaatagaaaggcgcAGCTTGCTATAGCGTCTAACCGCATACCTGAAGTTCATACCGTGAGGATTTGCGGTTTGAAGTGAGCAAGACTGTGCAGAGGCACCTTGACTTCTTAACTGTTGCTTCATTAACCTCAATTTTATGAGACATTGAACTGGTAAAAACATCTATCGAGAATGATTTTGAATTATTTGAATAGTGAAATGGAACAAATGagctaataaaaataaaaacgatTGGCACACTAAACAGGAACATCTATCAATCATTCTAGCTTTGCATGCTTGATTAAATACCAGAAAAAATCTGCTGTACACTCATCAACAATGAGAGCTCGAAACCATCTGTTGCAGAAAAGGGTACGTAAGTAAAGTTTTGATACAAAGCAAAGCCTGCGAGTGTCAAGTTTAATGACGATACATCATACCAATGAGCTGGCTTTAATTTTTCATTGGATTTCAAAGGTTAGGGCTTGCCTTGAATGCACGTGGCAAATCATGAGGCCATGCTGGAAAAAAAATCTCGACACCATGCGCTGAGAATAGCACTTATCAGATTATAGAAAGGTACAGAATACTGAATCTGTAATGTTGCACTAGTTCTTTTAATGTTGTCTGTGCTGAGTGTGTAGCGACATGGACATACCACGTGTGATGTATTGCAAAGACAAAAACAGATTACAAGACAAAACTGCATTATTCCCACTAACAGATAATTTACAAGCCTGACTTGCCACTTAAATAATGGACAAGGCAAGTCGGTCATACTGGCCACTTGTTCTAATCCATCTCGAGTGTGTGAGGTCACGACTTTGAACAACCATGAGCTATGTTAGACTTTAAAGTTCGAGGATGAATGGTAATTCAAGCAGCTAAGCACCTGCTGATCATGTGATTGCTGAGACGCGCCTTCTTGTGCTGCAGCCAGTTGGATACGACAGCCACGCCCACTGTGGGCTCCAGGCAGAGTGGCTCTGCAGTGGCCATGACCAGTGCCGCCTCCAGGTAGAGCTTATCCTCGAGACTCCACGAGTGGCCGTCGCCTCGTGCCACCAGGCCCACGTCGCAAAGCACAGACTGCAAATGCGTAAACTTTTTTAGCCTCTTGGCGTGCATACGAACCACAGCTAAGCTTGTGGAACTAAATCAGAGACATAACAAAAGTAGTTCGTTATTTAAATTTAGTTACTCAAATATTAACTCTGACACTAGACTTACTCATGAGGAAAGTCACGTGTCCAATGGTGGCTCTTTTATTCACACCCTGAGGCTATTGCACAACAAACGAGGAGCATAACATGGGAGGGCAGTCGCTAATTTCAATGTCTCAATACACAGAAAGACATTTCAGAATCATGCTCATGATGTATAGTACTTTAATCATTATCAAGACATGGCAGCTAACTACAATGGTGATAGTGAATCATGAAAGTATGATGATGTATTTGAGAACTCAATATGATGAAGATCTTGCTTCCTGGACCTGTAGATCGGGTGCATCCAGACGTCTAAACATAATGATCACATCACCTGTACTAGCAAATAAGTGCTTCGGTGTGCTGTGCTGAACAACAAAGGGAGGTTATGAGATTGCCGGTGCGAGTTACCAGCAGCTGGTATACACTTTGCATTTGCGAAATGCTGAAACCAAGCCTAGCTGAAAAATCGGTCATAAAGGTTCAATCAGCCATCAGTCATCAGCCTTCAATTTTCTTCTGGTGCAATAACTAGGTAATGCAGTTTAAATGTCGAGGGCCTGATAGTTATCAGCTGATTGAGCAAGCTTGGCTAAGAACAACAGTGAGAATACAAGCTTTAATACTAAATGTCTTGGTTTAGTGTGTTTTGAACAAAAAACATTGACCGTGGTGCAATGTATTACAATAACTAGACAGATGATGAGCAAATTCTAAATGTAGGGAGAAAGCGAGGGGCCCAAAGCATATCCGCTAAGGCAAGCGCATAACTCCATTCTCTAAAATCCATAGTCTCGCACAGCAACAGCTCAAACTCACCTGAGTTGTTGGTCTTAGGAGTACATAGTGCGTGGCAAATGTGCCCATTGTTGGCAAGCACCTCCTGTGGTCTCGCACTTCAACGACTATGCAGCCGCTGTAGAATACTGGTGCCTAGAAGATAAGTGTGCCAAATGGTAAACGCACAAATCGTGAAGAGGATATTTGTGTGCATGTGAACTTTGAGCCACTTGGCAAACACAAAGTGAGAGGACGTGGCATACCTGAGATCTTTCCAAAAGGTCAACAAGGATTGGTGGAAGCTTTAGCGTgcaaaagaaacagagaaggacaATAAAGCTCTTTCAATAAATTTGCATATCCAGTTGCTACTCGAAAGCCGTTTTCATCATTTATGTTTGACAAGAGAAAACAATCCATGCAAAGCTGGCGGCAGTGAGAAAGTAAATGGTACGCTATTTAAATCAAGTTGCTCCCGATAAATATTTCATAAACCTTTCTATAGTGAAAGCGAAGCAATTATTCACATAAACTGAATTCTGTGAAAAAGTGAAAATACCTACTTGTAAAAAAAATCAATTTAcaggaaacaagaacaagaaagtGGGGCCAAAGTGAACATACTTTATATTGCATTTGTCGAAAACTGCTGTAAATCATCACCATACTTCACGTGTGTGAATGACAATTATTTTCAAGCAAAATGAACTTGCAAAAAAACTTTTTGCCCGCTATAGTGCCAATGTGCTGCTTCCTTACCAAATACATGCTATTACTTGAGTGTTCTAGCTCCCTTGGTCAACACAATTAAACACTGCATCTGTAAACGGAAGTGGCTGGAAAAAGTATTCACATGGGACTATATTACCAAATTCTCGGTTATACGTGAAGACTCTGCATTGACAAATATAGCCAACTTTGGACAGCTACTGAAGTGCAAGTATGCTTTGTAAAGTCTCCACTAACTTTAAATATGTGCATGCGGTGCTACCTATGAATTCTGCAGAGGGCACGAAGGTTTTTCTCTGACTGCTCACGTATTCCTGCCCGACATGACAGATAAGTTGTCGACCACGTATCATACAAAATTTAGTGACAAAAAAATTCGGCGGTCTTCTAGTACGCCACACCTACATGGAGCAAAACGAACAATTCTATATAATGTACTTGATTACATGGTTCTGATGCAAAACATCAAACTGGTCAAATGCATGTACCTTAATTAttacaaagtgtttttttttttgtgggtgtgTGAAAAATAGAACGGGTTTATGTGTATGTCTTTTATTGTGTGGTAGTTCATGttgagaaaaaaagcaataaaaataaatgccCCACAGGACCAAAAAAGTGTCCCGGTTCACGGTACATCATTCTGTGATATAATAGAATATTGCCTTTTATACTTTTACTGATTTGATGCATACAAACGTGTAAGGACAGTGCACTCACATGAACACACTTCATCTGCATGTGTTTACAGCATTGCAAATGGATGCAGTTTTGTTTCCATAAAAACTCCGTGTTTATGTTTCATGTGGTCGTGTACGAGCAGTACATCCGGACAGTGCTCTTTCGTGGCGAAAGGATTTCAAAACAATGTGATGATTGCAGCGACAACTTACCTCTTCATTGTCTATGTACTGCAAGAGTTCACTTTCCTGGAGTAATGAGAAACAAGGAAATGATCACCACAATGAGAACACAAGCAAAATAAACATTTCCCACACCTGATGTCGACGGGTGGGAACTATACAACAATAGCTCACCTCATAAGGCAGGCGAATGGTTTCCGTTTCTGTGCCATTCTTGGTTTTCAGCATGAGGGAGTAACCT is part of the Rhipicephalus microplus isolate Deutch F79 unplaced genomic scaffold, USDA_Rmic scaffold_1176, whole genome shotgun sequence genome and encodes:
- the LOC142796137 gene encoding transcription factor SPT20 homolog, with protein sequence MSSMTTISSCLQQANVLLQTAKQQPGKLSREHRKEKYPSLQQKLTELYLSECNFNLRNKNLYNGSNLLAKLVSREKLNCLVLNLYAGNEGYSLMLKTKNGTETETIRLPYEESELLQYIDNEELPPILVDLLERSQAPVFYSGCIVVEVRDHRRCLPTMGTFATHYVLLRPTTQSVLCDVGLVARGDGHSWSLEDKLYLEAALVMATAEPLCLEPTVGVAVVSNWLQHKKARLSNHMISRMAKKHSQVAINRRKKLEQCATPPYLRAHDFITQYRKRVPASTPLPTMPSKVG